Proteins found in one Nostoc sp. NIES-3756 genomic segment:
- a CDS encoding O-antigen ligase family protein, with product MNHTYTFINSSSPKGSIVAKPQPLAWLAILSLVLFTLVCIFGGAAGILRTGYVVLSFIVGAFLYIKYPALYVGFTWWLWFVTPFIARVVDYKSVWDPSRFMLVSQYIVTLLTFHTLLKELPKSLRQGGLPFVLAFIGVFYGCLIGIIKTSPFTAARGLLDWLTPVTFGFYLFINWRDYPLYRRTLERTFTWGVLITGIYGVVQFLNPPDWDLFWLLNTKLTSMGDPEPLKLRVWSTMASPAPYAAMMMAGLILLFSNKQLIRIPASAVGYLAFLLTTVRTLWGGWLIAFFTFITSLKAHLQMRLFITILIMALCTVPLTQIEQFSDTITTRFQTFSNLEDDDSARIRQKIYEQGLHSALTNGLGNGVGNTFIVNEKGVLEPIIIDSGILDIFFTLGWFGAIFYLLGILMVFTQAFQYLEYSFDSFMAASRAISLGMLSTLLGNSGMLGMSGMILWGFIAIAMAGHKYHVHQRMSK from the coding sequence GTGAATCATACATATACTTTCATCAATAGTTCTTCTCCAAAAGGTTCAATAGTTGCAAAACCACAACCTTTGGCTTGGTTAGCGATACTATCCCTAGTTCTATTCACACTCGTGTGTATCTTTGGCGGGGCGGCTGGCATTCTCCGCACTGGATATGTTGTTCTCTCCTTTATTGTAGGTGCTTTTTTATATATAAAATACCCAGCACTTTACGTAGGTTTTACTTGGTGGCTCTGGTTTGTCACACCCTTTATAGCTCGTGTAGTTGATTATAAAAGCGTTTGGGATCCTAGCCGCTTTATGTTGGTGTCTCAATATATAGTGACGCTATTAACTTTCCACACACTCTTAAAAGAACTGCCAAAATCTTTACGCCAAGGTGGTTTACCTTTTGTATTAGCTTTTATTGGTGTATTTTATGGCTGTCTCATAGGCATAATTAAAACATCACCCTTCACTGCGGCCCGAGGGCTTCTTGATTGGTTAACACCAGTTACTTTTGGTTTTTATTTATTTATCAATTGGCGAGATTATCCACTCTATCGCCGGACACTTGAGCGTACTTTTACTTGGGGTGTATTAATCACAGGAATATATGGTGTTGTACAGTTTCTCAATCCTCCAGATTGGGACTTATTCTGGTTATTAAATACAAAATTAACTAGTATGGGTGATCCTGAACCCTTGAAATTGCGTGTTTGGAGTACAATGGCATCTCCTGCACCTTATGCAGCCATGATGATGGCAGGTTTAATATTGTTATTTAGTAATAAACAATTAATTCGGATTCCCGCATCAGCAGTTGGTTATTTAGCTTTCTTGCTCACAACAGTACGCACCTTGTGGGGAGGATGGTTGATAGCTTTTTTCACATTCATCACTTCATTAAAAGCCCATTTACAAATGCGTCTGTTTATCACAATTTTAATTATGGCGCTTTGTACAGTTCCCCTAACACAAATTGAACAATTTTCTGATACTATCACTACTCGTTTTCAAACTTTTTCTAATCTTGAAGATGATGACAGTGCTAGAATTAGACAGAAAATTTACGAACAAGGTCTTCATAGTGCTTTAACTAATGGTTTAGGCAACGGAGTAGGCAATACTTTTATTGTTAATGAGAAAGGTGTATTAGAACCCATCATTATTGATAGTGGCATTCTCGATATATTTTTCACATTAGGTTGGTTTGGCGCTATATTCTATTTACTAGGAATATTGATGGTTTTTACCCAAGCATTTCAATATTTGGAGTACAGTTTCGACTCCTTTATGGCTGCTTCTAGGGCTATTAGTTTAGGTATGTTATCAACACTACTTGGTAACAGTGGTATGTTAGGTATGTCAGGAATGATTCTTTGGGGCTTTATTGCTATAGCTATGGCAGGACATAAGTATCACGTACATCAAAGAATGAGCAAATAA
- a CDS encoding glycosyltransferase family 4 protein, whose protein sequence is MRILHILNHVREIGNGIVNVAVDLACLQGKNNHDVAVASVGGEYETLLTKYGVKHFQLDQTRTPGNLINAARHYRAIIKEFQPDIVHAHMMTGVVLGRVLKASADYALVATVHNEFQRSAVLMGLADRVIAVSHAVAKSMAKRGIPKHKLRVICNGTLGSVRTRNIREYIPIELQRPAIATVAGMYQRKGISELIDAFAQIAAKFPQVHLYIIGNGPDRQIFEEKAQSTPFNHRIHFEGFQPEPQRYLLASDIFVLASYHEPFGLVLSEAREAGCAIIATNVDGIPEALDNGQAGILIPPKNSQLLANALTDLLGNAHLLKHWQEQAQQNLEWLTVGRVNQETMALYAELKMVLSVV, encoded by the coding sequence ATGCGTATACTACATATTTTGAATCACGTCCGCGAAATTGGGAATGGTATCGTGAACGTAGCTGTAGACTTAGCTTGTCTGCAAGGCAAAAATAATCATGATGTAGCTGTCGCATCAGTCGGCGGAGAATATGAAACATTATTAACAAAGTATGGTGTTAAACACTTTCAGTTAGACCAAACAAGAACACCTGGTAATTTAATTAATGCTGCTCGACATTACCGAGCAATTATTAAAGAATTTCAACCAGATATTGTTCATGCCCATATGATGACAGGGGTAGTGTTAGGAAGAGTCCTGAAAGCTTCTGCCGATTACGCCTTAGTCGCCACAGTACATAACGAATTTCAACGCAGTGCAGTACTGATGGGATTAGCAGATAGAGTCATTGCTGTCAGCCATGCTGTTGCTAAATCAATGGCTAAACGTGGCATTCCTAAGCATAAATTGCGAGTAATCTGCAATGGAACGTTGGGTAGCGTCCGCACTCGCAATATTAGAGAGTATATACCTATAGAGTTACAACGACCTGCGATCGCAACTGTAGCTGGCATGTATCAACGTAAGGGCATTAGTGAGTTAATTGATGCTTTCGCCCAAATTGCTGCTAAATTTCCTCAAGTACATCTTTATATAATTGGAAACGGCCCAGACAGACAAATTTTTGAGGAAAAAGCACAAAGCACACCTTTCAATCATCGTATTCATTTTGAAGGTTTTCAGCCAGAACCGCAACGTTATCTTTTAGCATCTGATATTTTTGTCCTCGCTTCATATCACGAACCTTTTGGTCTTGTGCTTTCCGAAGCTAGAGAAGCTGGCTGCGCTATCATTGCCACTAATGTAGACGGCATTCCTGAGGCTTTAGACAATGGTCAAGCAGGTATTTTAATCCCACCTAAAAATAGTCAGCTTCTAGCAAATGCTTTAACAGATTTACTTGGTAATGCTCATTTACTAAAGCATTGGCAAGAGCAAGCACAACAAAATTTAGAATGGCTAACTGTTGGGCGTGTTAATCAAGAAACTATGGCACTTTATGCTGAGTTAAAGATGGTGCTGAGTGTGGTGTAG
- a CDS encoding solute carrier family 26 protein, with translation MLKKHHVTLLGLPGLKRLQSYQREWLLPDVLAGVTVAAYLIPQCMAYGELAGVQPVVGLWAILPPMIIYTLLGSSPQLSVGPESTTAVMTAAAIAPLVASDGSNYAAMASMLALTVGIICIIGYIARLGFLADLLSKPILTGYMAGVAVIMITGQLGKISGIKIEANTVFGEVVEFFSKLNQIHQPTLILGAIVLAFLFIVQRRFPSAPGPLLAVLLATASVALFALDRQGVAVVGEIPAGLPHLALPNFSTQDLSTLIASAIGIAIVGYSDNVLTARAFASRHQYKIDANQELLALGTANLGNGLMQGFPISSSGSRTAIADSLGSKSQLFSLVALVVVILVLLFLRPLLALFPKAALGAIVIYAATKLIEIPEFLRLTQFRRSELFLAVVTTLGVLLTDILVGVGIAVGLSVIDLFARIARPHDAVLGEVPGLPGLHDIEDWEKAKTTPGLVIYRYDAPLCFANVEDFKRRALLAIEAETTPVEWFLLNTEAIVEVDITAIDALTQLQSELASRGITFAMTRVKQDLYKQLKRSQLLDKIGVEHIYLTLHTAIAAFHAREKVETRG, from the coding sequence ATGTTAAAAAAGCATCACGTAACCTTACTTGGGCTACCGGGTTTGAAACGGTTGCAATCTTACCAGCGAGAATGGTTGCTCCCTGATGTACTGGCAGGTGTAACGGTCGCAGCTTACTTAATTCCTCAATGTATGGCTTATGGGGAGTTGGCAGGGGTGCAGCCTGTGGTGGGATTGTGGGCGATTCTGCCACCAATGATTATTTATACTTTGTTGGGGTCTTCACCTCAACTTTCGGTGGGGCCGGAATCGACAACGGCTGTCATGACTGCGGCTGCGATCGCTCCTTTGGTAGCCTCTGACGGTAGCAATTATGCAGCTATGGCTTCTATGCTGGCTCTCACAGTCGGCATTATCTGTATAATCGGCTATATTGCTCGGCTGGGATTTCTTGCAGATTTACTTTCTAAACCAATACTTACAGGTTATATGGCAGGGGTTGCCGTAATTATGATTACGGGACAGCTTGGTAAAATTAGCGGCATTAAGATTGAGGCAAATACTGTCTTTGGTGAAGTGGTTGAGTTCTTCAGCAAGCTGAATCAAATTCATCAGCCTACGCTGATTTTAGGGGCGATAGTTTTAGCTTTTTTGTTCATCGTTCAGCGTCGCTTTCCTTCTGCGCCTGGGCCTTTGTTAGCAGTGTTACTAGCAACGGCTAGCGTAGCCTTATTCGCCCTCGACCGACAAGGGGTAGCGGTAGTGGGAGAGATTCCGGCTGGCTTACCGCATCTGGCTTTACCTAACTTTTCAACTCAAGATTTATCTACACTCATAGCTTCGGCAATTGGGATTGCGATTGTCGGCTATTCAGATAATGTACTCACAGCTAGGGCATTTGCTAGCCGTCATCAATATAAAATTGACGCGAATCAAGAACTTTTGGCACTAGGAACCGCCAATTTAGGTAATGGGTTGATGCAGGGTTTTCCGATTAGTAGTAGCGGTAGCCGTACTGCGATCGCAGATTCATTAGGAAGCAAAAGTCAGTTGTTCTCTTTAGTAGCTTTAGTTGTAGTTATCTTAGTTTTATTATTCCTCAGACCCTTGCTAGCACTGTTTCCCAAAGCCGCGTTAGGGGCAATTGTGATCTATGCAGCTACCAAACTCATTGAGATTCCCGAATTTCTCCGATTGACACAATTTCGCCGCAGTGAGTTATTTTTAGCTGTGGTGACAACACTTGGAGTTCTACTGACAGATATTTTGGTTGGTGTGGGTATTGCCGTAGGTTTATCTGTAATTGATTTATTCGCCAGGATAGCACGACCACATGATGCAGTTTTGGGCGAAGTTCCAGGTTTACCGGGATTACATGATATTGAAGATTGGGAAAAAGCTAAAACTACCCCAGGTTTAGTAATTTATCGCTATGATGCGCCTCTGTGTTTTGCTAACGTCGAGGATTTCAAGCGCAGGGCATTATTGGCAATTGAGGCGGAAACAACTCCTGTAGAATGGTTTTTGCTGAACACAGAAGCGATTGTAGAAGTTGATATTACTGCTATTGACGCATTAACCCAATTGCAAAGCGAACTGGCTTCTAGAGGTATTACCTTTGCAATGACAAGAGTCAAACAGGATCTTTACAAACAACTAAAGAGATCGCAGCTTTTAGACAAGATCGGAGTTGAACATATTTATCTTACCCTGCATACTGCGATCGCTGCCTTTCATGCCCGTGAGAAGGTAGAGACTAGGGGCTAG
- a CDS encoding IS982 family transposase, giving the protein MYSLEALFCHVDDFCQAFEAQWHRKLLSHGAIKRKREKSLCLSEIMTILIAFHQNHYRDFKYFYLNQVKQYWNSAFPGLPSYQRFIEWLPSTLIPLCVYLKHCFGRCTGIGFIDSTSLKVCHNRRISRHRVFKDLASRGKTSVDWFFGFKLHLVVNEFGQLLNVALTPGNVDDRQPVHDLLSGLFGKIFADRGYVSQKLATQLLNDFGIEFFAKPRRNMKNNLMRLHDKLLSRKRSIIETINDQLKNISQIEHSRHRSPVNFCVNVLCGLIAYCHQPKKPSLHLDWVLPSYL; this is encoded by the coding sequence ATGTATAGTTTAGAAGCTTTGTTCTGTCATGTAGATGATTTCTGCCAAGCGTTTGAAGCGCAATGGCACAGAAAGCTATTGAGTCATGGAGCAATCAAACGCAAGAGAGAAAAAAGCCTATGCTTGAGTGAAATCATGACAATTCTCATCGCTTTTCATCAAAATCACTATCGGGATTTCAAGTACTTTTATTTAAACCAAGTCAAACAATACTGGAATAGTGCATTTCCAGGATTGCCCAGTTATCAAAGATTTATTGAATGGCTACCATCCACCTTGATACCGTTATGCGTTTATTTGAAGCATTGTTTTGGTAGGTGTACGGGTATCGGTTTTATTGATTCTACTAGCTTGAAAGTCTGCCATAATCGTCGGATTTCCAGGCATCGGGTATTTAAAGACTTAGCCAGTCGTGGTAAGACTTCTGTCGATTGGTTTTTTGGTTTTAAGTTGCATCTTGTCGTCAACGAGTTTGGTCAACTATTAAATGTGGCTTTGACTCCCGGTAATGTTGACGACCGCCAACCTGTACATGATTTACTTAGTGGTCTGTTTGGTAAAATCTTTGCCGATAGAGGTTATGTGTCCCAAAAACTGGCAACTCAACTTTTAAATGACTTCGGCATTGAATTTTTTGCCAAGCCTCGTCGCAATATGAAGAATAACTTGATGCGTCTTCATGACAAGCTTTTGTCTCGTAAACGCTCCATTATTGAGACTATTAACGACCAACTCAAAAACATTTCTCAAATTGAGCATTCTCGACACCGTAGTCCCGTTAATTTTTGCGTCAACGTTTTGTGCGGATTAATTGCTTATTGTCATCAACCTAAGAAGCCTAGCCTACATCTGGACTGGGTTTTACCTTCTTATCTTTAA
- a CDS encoding helix-turn-helix transcriptional regulator, translating to MANNILDNIDLRTLGELLQQVRKKCGMTQADAAKVIDAARTTMIAIEKGERRLKANELIKLARAYGRSVSDFVRPRPVVESFEVQFRAAYQRSEKEEAEIKQFILQLEELCQNYLELEKIVDSPVMINEQSHLCKRKLPTFRFYRP from the coding sequence ATGGCTAATAACATCCTCGACAATATTGACCTGCGGACATTGGGGGAACTCCTTCAACAAGTACGCAAGAAATGTGGCATGACTCAGGCTGATGCCGCCAAGGTGATTGATGCTGCACGTACCACAATGATTGCTATTGAGAAAGGAGAACGTCGCCTCAAGGCTAATGAATTAATTAAACTGGCTCGTGCTTACGGACGTTCTGTTAGTGACTTTGTTCGCCCGCGTCCGGTGGTGGAATCTTTTGAGGTACAGTTTCGGGCCGCTTATCAACGTAGTGAGAAAGAAGAGGCAGAGATTAAACAATTTATTCTGCAATTAGAGGAACTTTGCCAGAACTATCTGGAACTAGAGAAAATTGTGGATTCGCCAGTTATGATAAACGAGCAATCGCATTTATGCAAAAGGAAGCTTCCCACATTCAGATTCTATCGACCCTAG
- a CDS encoding YkgJ family cysteine cluster protein, with the protein MATWQCVKQCGACCNLDPAERPEIEEYLTPDELELYLSMVGEGGWCINFDHDTRECRIYPNRPRFCRVEPEIFQDMYGIEAEELNDFAIECCQQQIEGVYGDRSLEMLRFDKAIGI; encoded by the coding sequence ATGGCAACATGGCAATGTGTCAAACAATGTGGAGCTTGCTGCAATCTTGACCCAGCAGAACGTCCAGAAATAGAAGAATATCTTACACCAGATGAACTAGAGCTTTACCTCAGCATGGTAGGGGAAGGTGGATGGTGCATTAATTTCGACCACGATACTAGAGAATGTCGCATCTACCCTAATCGTCCCCGATTTTGTCGTGTAGAACCAGAGATATTTCAAGATATGTATGGTATTGAGGCTGAAGAACTAAATGATTTTGCGATCGAGTGCTGTCAACAACAAATTGAAGGGGTTTACGGTGACAGAAGTTTAGAAATGCTGCGTTTCGATAAGGCTATAGGGATTTAA
- the psb30 gene encoding photosystem II reaction center protein Ycf12/Psb30, with amino-acid sequence MFEALANINWEVIFQLTFVALIILAGPAVIFVLAFRNGNL; translated from the coding sequence ATGTTTGAAGCTTTAGCCAACATCAATTGGGAAGTGATCTTTCAGCTAACCTTTGTTGCATTGATTATCCTTGCTGGGCCGGCTGTGATTTTTGTCCTAGCATTCCGCAATGGCAACCTGTAA
- a CDS encoding single-stranded-DNA-specific exonuclease RecJ, with product MLDRPPQLSKPSRRLPNQRWQIHLQKTELAQKLADATNFSPIVSQLLINRGIETPEQAQAFLEPETLNLPSPLTEFPDLTVSVELLQEAIASQSKIAICGDYDADGMTSTALLLRSLRSLGAQVDYAIPSRMHEGYGINKRIVEEFHSEGVKLILTVDNGISAFEPIARAKELGLKVIITDHHDIPQKLPPADAILNPKLIAESSPYRGVAGVGVAYILAVSLAQKLDKTKGLIQPMLALFTLGTIADLAPLSGVNRRWVKRGLKLLPKSQLPGVQALIQVAGVQATGTEEQRKNVLLSTPHSPLPTPKSLKPEDIGFRLGPRINAVGRIGDPLTVIELLTTDDEGIALERAMQCEQANTSRQQMCEEIEQQAIAYVESQFLSTLQQDRVLVVVQPGWHHGVIGIVASRLVERYGVPVFIGTYEDEEHIRGSARSIPEFHVFEALEYCHDLLGKYGGHKAAGGFSLPTQNLQVLRSRLCEFANQCLQLQHLKPLLQIDAQANFNQINQELYQQLNTLHPCGIDNPDPIFWTPNVQVVEQQIVGKGHIKVTLSQTINAQQYQFKAIAWRWRDYYPLPPRLDIAYKLRENNFNGNTSLELELLGVRLAQKQLEPLNQLQLFYSHSPKPLRTTFKHNQRQYTCGVYENNSLPELRIKNSDGKVLVMQPGSTIGLLGTSREDALEIDLSLPQYDSIIQAAMQALSVLNVES from the coding sequence ATGCTAGACCGACCACCGCAATTATCAAAACCTTCCAGGCGCTTACCCAACCAACGTTGGCAAATTCACCTACAAAAAACAGAATTAGCTCAAAAACTGGCAGACGCAACAAATTTCTCACCTATTGTTAGTCAATTGTTAATTAATCGAGGTATCGAAACACCAGAACAAGCACAAGCATTTTTAGAGCCTGAAACTTTAAATTTACCCTCGCCATTAACTGAATTTCCAGATTTGACAGTGAGTGTGGAGTTGTTGCAAGAGGCGATCGCATCCCAAAGTAAAATTGCTATATGCGGTGATTACGATGCAGATGGTATGACTAGCACCGCTTTATTGTTGCGTAGTCTCCGCAGTTTAGGCGCTCAGGTAGATTATGCTATTCCCAGCCGGATGCACGAAGGCTACGGTATTAACAAGCGCATTGTCGAAGAATTTCATAGTGAAGGTGTGAAATTAATTCTTACTGTGGATAACGGTATTTCTGCTTTTGAACCTATCGCCAGAGCCAAAGAACTTGGCTTAAAAGTCATTATCACCGACCACCACGACATACCCCAAAAATTACCACCAGCTGACGCTATTCTCAACCCTAAACTCATCGCTGAATCTTCACCATATAGGGGTGTAGCTGGTGTGGGTGTTGCCTATATTTTGGCAGTATCCCTCGCCCAAAAACTCGACAAAACCAAAGGCTTAATTCAGCCGATGTTAGCACTATTTACCTTGGGAACGATCGCAGATTTAGCTCCCCTCAGTGGTGTTAACCGTCGCTGGGTAAAACGCGGTTTAAAGCTGTTACCCAAATCCCAATTACCAGGAGTACAGGCGCTAATTCAAGTTGCGGGAGTGCAAGCAACGGGAACAGAGGAGCAGAGGAAGAATGTTTTACTCTCCACTCCCCACTCCCCACTCCCCACTCCCAAATCCCTCAAACCAGAAGATATCGGCTTTCGCTTGGGGCCACGTATCAATGCGGTTGGTAGAATAGGTGATCCCTTAACGGTAATTGAATTATTAACAACAGATGATGAGGGAATAGCTTTAGAACGAGCGATGCAATGCGAACAGGCTAATACTAGCCGTCAGCAAATGTGCGAGGAAATTGAACAACAAGCGATCGCTTATGTAGAATCACAATTTCTCTCCACTTTACAGCAAGACCGGGTATTAGTTGTTGTCCAACCGGGTTGGCATCATGGTGTTATTGGTATTGTCGCTTCCCGCTTGGTAGAACGTTACGGTGTTCCTGTGTTCATCGGTACTTATGAAGATGAGGAACATATTCGCGGTTCAGCCAGGAGTATTCCTGAGTTTCATGTGTTTGAGGCTTTAGAATATTGTCATGATTTGCTGGGTAAATACGGTGGTCACAAAGCAGCCGGCGGATTTTCTTTACCAACGCAAAATTTACAGGTGTTGCGATCGCGTTTATGTGAGTTCGCCAATCAATGTTTACAACTCCAGCACCTCAAGCCATTACTCCAAATCGATGCTCAAGCAAACTTTAATCAAATCAATCAAGAACTTTACCAACAGTTAAATACTTTGCATCCTTGCGGTATCGATAACCCAGACCCCATATTCTGGACACCCAATGTCCAAGTTGTAGAACAGCAAATAGTTGGCAAAGGTCATATCAAAGTTACGCTTAGCCAAACTATTAACGCTCAACAATATCAATTTAAGGCGATTGCTTGGCGTTGGCGCGATTATTACCCTCTACCGCCACGATTAGATATTGCTTACAAATTACGCGAGAATAATTTTAATGGTAATACTAGCCTGGAGTTGGAATTACTAGGTGTGAGATTAGCTCAGAAGCAATTGGAACCGCTCAACCAATTACAACTGTTTTATTCACATTCGCCTAAACCTTTAAGAACTACCTTCAAGCACAATCAACGTCAATATACTTGTGGGGTCTATGAAAATAACTCACTTCCCGAATTGAGAATTAAAAACTCAGATGGCAAAGTTTTGGTCATGCAGCCAGGTAGTACAATCGGATTACTGGGAACTAGCCGTGAGGATGCTTTAGAAATTGACCTATCGTTACCGCAATACGATTCTATTATTCAAGCTGCTATGCAGGCATTATCAGTGCTGAATGTTGAGTCCTGA
- a CDS encoding antibiotic biosynthesis monooxygenase family protein: MILEAAMLNVKTGAEQDFEDAFQQASNIIAAMNGYISHELHRCLEVKGKYLLLVKWETLEAHTVGFRSSLEYQQWKQLLHYFYEPFPTVEHFESIL; this comes from the coding sequence ATGATTTTGGAAGCAGCAATGCTCAATGTCAAAACTGGTGCAGAGCAAGATTTTGAAGATGCTTTCCAGCAAGCCTCAAACATTATTGCTGCAATGAATGGTTATATCTCCCATGAACTACATCGCTGTTTAGAGGTGAAAGGCAAATATTTATTGCTGGTAAAATGGGAAACTTTAGAAGCTCATACAGTCGGATTTAGAAGTTCTCTAGAATATCAACAATGGAAACAACTCCTCCATTATTTTTATGAGCCATTCCCTACTGTGGAACATTTTGAATCAATTCTTTAA
- a CDS encoding ureidoglycolate lyase, translating into MTTSQTVQQLSAQWITPENFRRYGQVIFPNVDGKAFDAEDAQLNLQNGTPRFYIMRLQKRGRNFHKITRHVQCTQCLGSLEGKDWLIAVCPPYNDLDIPVLEEIAAFRIPGNCFIKLNEGTWHAGPYFDHEFVDFYNLELADTNVVDHFTHDFSQSHNLKFEMV; encoded by the coding sequence ATGACTACATCACAAACCGTCCAACAATTATCAGCACAGTGGATAACACCAGAAAATTTTCGGCGTTATGGACAAGTCATTTTTCCTAATGTAGATGGTAAAGCTTTTGATGCCGAAGATGCTCAATTAAATTTGCAAAATGGTACACCCCGCTTTTATATTATGCGGCTGCAAAAGCGAGGGCGAAATTTTCATAAAATTACCCGCCATGTACAATGTACTCAATGTTTAGGTTCTCTAGAAGGTAAGGATTGGTTAATTGCAGTATGTCCTCCTTATAATGATTTAGACATACCAGTGTTAGAAGAAATTGCAGCTTTTCGTATTCCAGGGAATTGTTTTATTAAATTAAATGAGGGTACTTGGCACGCCGGGCCATATTTTGACCATGAATTTGTCGATTTTTATAACCTAGAACTTGCTGATACGAATGTGGTTGATCATTTCACTCATGATTTTTCTCAAAGTCATAATTTGAAGTTTGAGATGGTTTAG